The Thermomonospora amylolytica sequence GCGCATGTGCCTGCTCCCGGTGGTCCCACCCGGCCCAGCCGAGCAGCAGAGAACCGTCACCGTCCGGGCTGGCGTGCGGGTAAGAGATGAACCGCTCCTTGGGAACGTCCAGCTTCCCGCGGTTCCGCCAGTAGGACGGCTTGAGGAAGTCGGCGGAGGAGTACTTCGGCGGCACCGGGATGTCGAGGCGCTTGTTGGTGGAGTCCTCCTCGCGCTGAAGGTCCCAGGTCTTCTCCCACTGCGCCCGCTTGCGCAGGCCGGACGGCTTGTAGCGCAGGGCGGCCAGGTAGGGGACGTGCTCGTCCTGGGTGATCTCCGCGATCACCTTGGCCAGGTCGGCGTCCTGCCCGGCGTACAGCCGGGCCACGGAGACGAAGTCGGCGTCCTCACGCAGCTTGTCGGCCAGCCGGTTCACTGTCATCGGCCTGGGCTGCAAGTTGCCCAGCTCATCGGGCGTGGACCACAGTTCCGGCTTCTCGCACCGATCCAGCAGCCAGTTGCGAAGAGCGGCCTTCTCCTTCTTCTCCCACGGCTGACTAGCCCAGCGCCGCTTGTGCTCGGGCTGCTCAATCAGCGCAATGTCCCTACGCTTCTCGATGACTTCGATCCGCTTCTCCACCACTCGGCGATACGGCTCGGGCCAGTGCGTCGGAACCTTGGTGGTCTGTACATGCCCGTGATGGCTGAACCACTTGCTGTTTGACTCTCCCCTTTCGAGACTGCGAGCCAGCAAGATTTCGAACGCTCGCTCACCTGGCTTTATTTCAGGGAGTTCCTCTACTGGGGCTTGTAGTTCTGCGATCTCGTCTGCCGACAGCAGGCCGTAGAGATGATAGGATTGCCAATCCAGCTCCTCCTGGAGTGCCACCATTCGGCCGTGAACTTGTGAATGCTTATCGGCGGCCTCGTTTAGGGTATTGCGAGCAGGAATTGATCTCCTGCACACTGTCTCCGCTTCCACGGCGGACAGTTGCTGTGCCAGTTTGTCAATTTCGCGGCCGTAGTGTAGTGGAAGGGTGGAGGGGAGAGGGAATTCTTGCAGCTTAGTCCCAGTGAATTCCCAGTTCCACGACCAGGGTTGATCTGGCATGCCGCTCGCTGCGGTGGCATTTCCCTTGCTGTGGCTGACTTGCTTGAGCCAGAAGCAGGCCGTTGAGCTGTTGAGGATGCCGATCAGCGCCAAGTGGTCGTCCTCGCTCGCCCCCTCCGGCAACTTGATCACCGGCGCGGAACGGTTGAAGACCTTCCCGCCTCGATCAAGCACGAAGTGGTTATGGGTGGCCACAAAAGCAAAAGATATGGAAAATTTTGTAGCGTAACGCTTGGGGGAGTGAAGCGTGTATTCAAACCAAGTAAGCCCGCGTTCCTCTCGGGTCTTGCCGAATGCGAGTCCTGATCTCAAGGTGGTGCGAACGGGCCAAAAGATGGACGTGTTGGCGAGATGTGTAGCCGGCTTGTCGACGTTATAGGGGTAGACGATGAAGCTGGCGCTTTGCGTTCCCCAGTCTCTTACCCGATCCCCCTCCACGAATCTTCTGGATGAAGCCGAATTTTTTTGCCATGCGGGAATTTCTCGATCGGCTTTGTATGCCTCGTCATCCCCGGTGATCGTTCCAAATCCAATGGATTCTGTGACGTCTCCGAGCTTCTTTGGGTGGCTAGCAATGATTGCCATGAGAGCATCGGCTCCGCCACCGCTCAGACTCCAGGGGTGAGTGGAAAGCCGCTCACGTTCCAGATCTGTGACAGTGATCCACTCGTCCTCGCTGCCAGGTTTATGGATCTGAGTGACAATTGAACGCCAAACCTGCCCTCGCGCTGGGTTCTCTGGCTGATTGGGTTCTCCGCGGACGCCCAAGGCGGCTCGGATTGGCCGGCTGGTAGGCATCATGTTCCGGCCTACAAGAATTACGGTTGGTGTCCCATGTCCAGGGATGTAGGCTCCTGACGTATCGATGAGATGAGTCAGCTCCACCTTCAGCCGGAAGAAATCTTCGATGAGTTTCTTGCCAAACTCTCGCTTCATGAAGGAGTTGGCAGTGATCTGGCCGACGTATCCTGCATGACGGCGATCTCCTCCAGCGAGTTTAGCCAAGTAAAAGAAACGGTAGGCAAAGGGTGCGGAGAGTGCGTACTTTCCGGAGCAAACCTCATGGTATGCCTTCCGGTAATTTTCGTTCTCTTTCTTGTCTTTTACCGTAATGTAGGGGGGGTTTCCGATGACCACGTGGTAGCTGTGTGATCCGAGGATGTCTACAGATCGAATATAACTTCCAACGTCCTCGGTCGCAAAGGTGTGCGTTTCCTCCTCTTCGAAGAGGAGTTCGTCCTGTACGCCCGCGCCTCTGCCGTGAATCAGTGAATCGCCGACTGCAACGTTGATGTAAAAGTTGGGAACGTTGGCCAGCCGCTTGACCCCAGCCTCCTTCATCGCGGCGATGAGCAGCCGGAAGCGGGCGATGGAGACCGCGAACGGGTTCTTGTCGACGCCGTGCACCGAGTACAGCACCCGGTTGATCAGGTCCCAGGAGTCGGCGGTCGGCTCGGCCTGACGCCACTTGGCCAGCAGCCGGTGGAAGGCCCCCAGCAGGAAGTGCCCGGAGCCGCAGGTCGGGTCGATGACCCGCAGGCCCTTGGGCAGGTCGGGCCGGGCGTTCGGAGGCTCGGGGGTCAGCCCGAACTCGTCCACGGCCGGCTCCAGCGTCAGGTCCAGGATGAAGTCCTCGACGAACTCCGGCGTCTGCAGCAGCGCGTACGTCTTCTTCGCGTGCTCGGACAGGTCCTGGTAGAGGTCGCCCAGGAAGCGGGTGTTCCACTCGTCGTCGGTGAAGTCGTGGACGACCTCGCCGTCCTCGCCCCGCGTACGCCAGAAGCCCAGCAGCGCCTTGGCCGCCGGGTGTGACGGGGTGATCCGCCACATCGGGTTGTGCGTCCGGTCGAACAGGCCCGCCGCCACCGGGGAGGCCGCCGCCAGCGCGTGGAAGCCCTCCACGATCCAGTCGCGGTCGGTCTTCTCCGGGTTGTTCTCGAAGTACTGCTGCTGCCGTTCGGCCACCAGTTCCAGCCGGTCGCCCGGCCCGGCCAGGTACGGCAGGTCGATCAGGTCGTTGTCCTCGCAGAACCGCAGGAACACCGTGCCCAGCACCCAGGCCACCGCCGCCTGGGTGACCTGGCCCTCCAGCCACGACTCGTAGGAGGCCGCCGTCCGCTCGGCCTCCAGCGCCTCCCGCCACTCCTTACGGAGACTGGCATCGAACTCCGGAACCTCCGCGGCGCGCTCCCGCAGGTCGTCCTCCAGCGCGGTGACCTGCCTGCGCAGGTCCGCGAGCAGCGCAGCACGGTCGATCACGAAGCACTCCTCATGTCGTTGATGAAGCCGCTGGGCACGGCCAGTTGCTGGTTCTCACCGAGGACCCCGACGAGTTCCTCGTCGAGCC is a genomic window containing:
- the pglX gene encoding BREX-2 system adenine-specific DNA-methyltransferase PglX, producing MIDRAALLADLRRQVTALEDDLRERAAEVPEFDASLRKEWREALEAERTAASYESWLEGQVTQAAVAWVLGTVFLRFCEDNDLIDLPYLAGPGDRLELVAERQQQYFENNPEKTDRDWIVEGFHALAAASPVAAGLFDRTHNPMWRITPSHPAAKALLGFWRTRGEDGEVVHDFTDDEWNTRFLGDLYQDLSEHAKKTYALLQTPEFVEDFILDLTLEPAVDEFGLTPEPPNARPDLPKGLRVIDPTCGSGHFLLGAFHRLLAKWRQAEPTADSWDLINRVLYSVHGVDKNPFAVSIARFRLLIAAMKEAGVKRLANVPNFYINVAVGDSLIHGRGAGVQDELLFEEEETHTFATEDVGSYIRSVDILGSHSYHVVIGNPPYITVKDKKENENYRKAYHEVCSGKYALSAPFAYRFFYLAKLAGGDRRHAGYVGQITANSFMKREFGKKLIEDFFRLKVELTHLIDTSGAYIPGHGTPTVILVGRNMMPTSRPIRAALGVRGEPNQPENPARGQVWRSIVTQIHKPGSEDEWITVTDLERERLSTHPWSLSGGGADALMAIIASHPKKLGDVTESIGFGTITGDDEAYKADREIPAWQKNSASSRRFVEGDRVRDWGTQSASFIVYPYNVDKPATHLANTSIFWPVRTTLRSGLAFGKTREERGLTWFEYTLHSPKRYATKFSISFAFVATHNHFVLDRGGKVFNRSAPVIKLPEGASEDDHLALIGILNSSTACFWLKQVSHSKGNATAASGMPDQPWSWNWEFTGTKLQEFPLPSTLPLHYGREIDKLAQQLSAVEAETVCRRSIPARNTLNEAADKHSQVHGRMVALQEELDWQSYHLYGLLSADEIAELQAPVEELPEIKPGERAFEILLARSLERGESNSKWFSHHGHVQTTKVPTHWPEPYRRVVEKRIEVIEKRRDIALIEQPEHKRRWASQPWEKKEKAALRNWLLDRCEKPELWSTPDELGNLQPRPMTVNRLADKLREDADFVSVARLYAGQDADLAKVIAEITQDEHVPYLAALRYKPSGLRKRAQWEKTWDLQREEDSTNKRLDIPVPPKYSSADFLKPSYWRNRGKLDVPKERFISYPHASPDGDGSLLLGWAGWDHREQAHALMTLIEERSTRDGWERDRLIPLLAGLAEVMPWVRQWHGEIDPNFGMSPADAYAGYLEDQKIRHSLSDEDLAAWRPPANSRGRKPKAKKSE